The following proteins come from a genomic window of Pyxidicoccus sp. MSG2:
- a CDS encoding alpha/beta hydrolase family protein: MLNRRSLLQASLGLTGGLALLRTTPANAAAPRQTPAAAEPRPWYELGLMEDPIMESQLLHFLAGTYSAQSDVGEVLDTARRIVPGDDWSWPTEWVSTADRLRMMGDASHAKGRRHSAGNAYLRAANYYRAALIHHPEPGHPSVLATGRKAVDAYNKAVSLLRIPATAVRIPYENTTLPGYFFRSPSAHGQAPLLVFQQGRDAWPEESKYVIDAALERGYHCLIVHAPGQGMAIRAQGLAFRPDWEKVITPVINFATRISGVDDRRIALLGWSMGGALVPRAAAFERRIKLLIPNPGVLDWGQASFDQFNMYFPDIMPLLDQDPRAFDAAMAQLMDAVFLYRWYMRDSMSKHGASSPSDLLFKLREFTNVPVVQRIRCRTLVMDGTAEAFTVGQAKLLFDALTCPKDYLLFTEEDTGQLHCQEGAQAVANHRMFDWVDEYI, from the coding sequence ATGCTGAACCGTCGCTCCCTCCTCCAGGCCAGCCTTGGCCTCACCGGGGGCCTTGCGCTCCTTCGTACGACGCCCGCCAACGCCGCGGCGCCTCGTCAGACTCCTGCCGCCGCGGAGCCGCGTCCCTGGTACGAGCTGGGGTTGATGGAAGACCCCATCATGGAGAGTCAGCTCTTGCACTTCCTGGCTGGGACGTACAGCGCCCAGTCGGATGTCGGCGAAGTGCTCGACACCGCGCGCCGCATCGTCCCGGGCGACGATTGGAGCTGGCCCACCGAGTGGGTCAGCACGGCCGACAGGCTCCGCATGATGGGCGACGCGAGCCACGCGAAGGGCCGCCGTCACAGTGCCGGCAATGCGTACCTGCGCGCCGCCAATTACTACCGCGCCGCCTTGATTCATCACCCCGAGCCCGGCCATCCGAGCGTGCTCGCCACGGGGCGCAAGGCCGTCGATGCGTACAACAAGGCCGTCTCGCTGCTCCGGATTCCGGCCACCGCCGTGCGGATTCCCTACGAGAACACCACGCTGCCCGGCTACTTCTTCCGGAGCCCCAGCGCCCACGGCCAGGCGCCGCTGCTCGTCTTCCAGCAGGGGCGCGACGCCTGGCCCGAGGAGTCCAAGTATGTGATTGATGCCGCCCTGGAGCGTGGCTACCACTGCCTCATCGTGCACGCGCCCGGTCAGGGCATGGCCATCCGCGCGCAGGGGCTCGCCTTCCGGCCCGACTGGGAGAAGGTCATCACCCCCGTCATCAACTTCGCCACGCGAATCTCAGGCGTGGATGACCGACGCATCGCGCTGCTGGGGTGGAGCATGGGTGGGGCGCTCGTGCCGCGCGCGGCCGCCTTCGAGCGGCGCATCAAGCTGCTGATTCCGAACCCGGGTGTCCTGGACTGGGGGCAGGCTTCGTTCGACCAGTTCAACATGTACTTTCCGGACATCATGCCGCTGCTCGACCAGGACCCGCGGGCGTTCGACGCGGCGATGGCGCAGTTGATGGACGCGGTGTTCCTGTACCGCTGGTACATGCGGGACTCGATGTCCAAGCACGGCGCCAGCTCGCCGTCGGACCTGCTGTTCAAGCTCCGCGAGTTCACCAACGTGCCCGTCGTACAGCGCATCCGCTGCCGCACCCTTGTCATGGACGGCACCGCCGAGGCCTTCACCGTGGGCCAGGCGAAGCTGCTCTTCGACGCCCTGACGTGCCCCAAGGACTACCTGCTCTTCACCGAGGAGGACACCGGGCAACTGCACTGCCAGGAAGGCGCGCAGGCCGTCGCCAACCACCGCATGTTCGACTGGGTCGACGAATACATCTGA
- a CDS encoding DUF642 domain-containing protein: protein MNVKHIIRGGAVLGLVLAGCGGPQTEEPATPELGSTEQGLQLITNSGFEAAPSGSYNYTVLTTGATTLTNWTIGGSIKVMHSTYKTPNSGTKSVDLNGMGAGSISQTIPTVVGGGYTVKLWVANSPGCTGVNRSAKLTYGPSTASFTNSLAGWTQRTYVFNATTTSTLIKLESTSTGVTCGIAVDDLTVDGP, encoded by the coding sequence ATGAACGTGAAACACATCATCCGTGGTGGCGCTGTACTGGGACTGGTGCTGGCGGGCTGTGGCGGGCCGCAGACGGAGGAGCCGGCGACTCCGGAGCTGGGGAGCACGGAGCAGGGGCTCCAGCTCATCACCAACAGCGGCTTCGAGGCCGCTCCGTCCGGTAGCTACAACTACACGGTTCTCACCACGGGAGCGACGACGCTCACGAACTGGACCATCGGCGGCAGCATCAAGGTGATGCACAGCACCTACAAGACGCCGAACAGCGGTACCAAGTCCGTGGACCTCAACGGCATGGGCGCGGGCAGCATCTCGCAGACGATTCCCACGGTGGTGGGCGGCGGGTACACGGTGAAGCTCTGGGTGGCCAACAGCCCTGGCTGCACGGGCGTCAACCGCTCCGCGAAGCTCACCTACGGCCCCTCCACCGCGAGCTTCACGAACTCGCTCGCGGGGTGGACGCAGCGGACGTACGTGTTCAACGCGACGACGACGAGCACGCTCATCAAGCTGGAGAGCACCTCGACCGGCGTGACCTGCGGCATCGCCGTCGACGACCTCACGGTCGACGGTCCGTGA
- the omp85 gene encoding Omp85 family outer membrane protein, which translates to MLIPAALILASLAAAPVVPPQPAPGLPPAKKESGVDAIALPLVSFNSDHGFGYGGVGGMYLYSPGKVPYAHAIGAQVFFSTRGVQTHYLRYDGPQLIGPLRLEGRLEYRREMRSPFFGAGNKSAPDFRGDEDDPRYNFDKGSPGFWVRLRGRPFGLTHPLQSYVGYGWRYTSVDSNEASMLSKQKPLGIEGGSTGQLLAGVLWDTRDDESDPTVGGVEELALRVSGSATGSRYQYAGVTLSERRYIKLSSRLTLAHRLTLDMLFGDVPFYEWSNTGGVNVSEGIGGMSSVRGIERNRFSGNIKAFSNTELRFQAANLQMFGQSMRLGAVVFMDFGRVWHPGVPDGKWYEWHPGIGGGVRLSRRAATVRADYARSTETGRGRFYLTFGHMF; encoded by the coding sequence ATGCTCATTCCCGCCGCCCTCATCCTCGCCAGCCTGGCCGCCGCCCCGGTGGTGCCTCCACAGCCCGCCCCCGGGCTACCGCCCGCGAAGAAGGAGTCCGGTGTCGACGCGATTGCACTGCCGCTGGTGAGCTTCAACTCGGACCACGGCTTCGGCTACGGCGGCGTGGGTGGCATGTACCTGTACTCGCCGGGGAAGGTGCCGTACGCGCACGCCATTGGCGCGCAGGTGTTCTTCAGCACCCGCGGCGTGCAGACCCACTACCTGCGCTACGACGGGCCGCAGCTCATCGGCCCGCTGCGGCTGGAGGGGCGGCTGGAGTACCGACGGGAGATGCGCAGTCCCTTCTTCGGCGCGGGCAACAAGTCCGCCCCTGACTTCCGCGGCGATGAGGACGACCCTCGCTACAACTTCGACAAGGGTTCGCCGGGCTTCTGGGTGCGCCTGCGCGGGCGGCCGTTCGGCCTGACGCACCCGCTCCAGTCGTACGTGGGCTACGGGTGGCGGTACACGAGCGTGGACTCGAATGAGGCGTCCATGCTGTCGAAGCAGAAGCCGCTCGGCATCGAGGGTGGCTCCACGGGACAGTTGCTGGCGGGCGTGCTCTGGGACACGCGCGACGACGAGTCGGACCCGACGGTGGGCGGCGTGGAGGAGCTGGCGCTGCGCGTGTCGGGCAGCGCGACGGGGAGCAGGTACCAGTATGCGGGCGTGACGCTGAGCGAGCGGCGCTACATCAAGCTGTCGTCGCGGCTGACGCTGGCGCACCGGCTGACGTTGGACATGCTCTTCGGCGACGTGCCGTTCTACGAGTGGAGCAACACGGGCGGCGTCAACGTGTCCGAGGGCATCGGTGGGATGAGCAGCGTGCGCGGGATTGAGCGCAACCGCTTCTCGGGGAACATCAAGGCGTTCAGCAACACGGAGCTGCGGTTCCAGGCGGCGAACCTCCAGATGTTCGGCCAGAGCATGAGGCTGGGCGCCGTGGTGTTCATGGACTTCGGCCGCGTGTGGCACCCGGGCGTGCCGGACGGCAAGTGGTACGAGTGGCACCCGGGAATCGGCGGAGGCGTGCGCCTGTCCCGTCGCGCCGCCACGGTGCGCGCGGACTATGCGCGCTCGACGGAGACCGGGCGAGGGCGGTTCTACCTGACCTTCGGGCACATGTTCTGA
- a CDS encoding alkaline phosphatase family protein: MHMWANGLVRRIGSKVPPSPQRRPRNVVIVHLDGVPKTLLDQAVVAGKMPFFSSLVRSGTFHLEDAFWGAPTSTPYFQAGLLYGMRHSNLPAYSWYDRELGRKVQMNTPADALEIDQRLRGAGRTSLLDGGGHGYFSLFRAGANNALSMSTLASFKLMARSFSYEMMGLSAARTRGVFSYLRSLGMDTWHAAREVRHWVRSIRDWRHEQGFLMSRVLLQRLGWSFAHTKALVDMVRGVPAVYLVYGNYDEVAHRRGPRSRLALDELHRVDTYLSELYAVARTVERPYDVVILSDHGHVDSLPLERRQGRRLEQWLLEGGDAGPPSEDVVRGLCDGRVRPEPDTPPRAPFKPVVMECGNFAHVYLSGGRQPLEARELLARFPRVLAHVTQSPEIGIVAMRRGHSAVAVVKGGVYGPDELDRAPLSPEFSKRAVADFLRGLPSMSTAGDVVLFGEAVQRGGTVGFAWEFGSHGGLTRTEANSLVAWPANAPVDLSGLGHCVQLHERLAEAYLDPAPSLRLVL; the protein is encoded by the coding sequence ATGCACATGTGGGCCAACGGCCTGGTACGTCGTATTGGCTCAAAGGTTCCACCGTCGCCACAACGCCGGCCGAGGAATGTGGTCATCGTGCACCTTGACGGTGTGCCGAAGACCCTCCTGGACCAGGCCGTCGTCGCCGGGAAGATGCCGTTTTTCTCGAGCCTCGTCCGCTCTGGCACCTTTCACCTGGAAGACGCGTTCTGGGGCGCACCCACGTCGACGCCCTATTTCCAGGCGGGGCTGCTCTACGGGATGCGGCACTCCAACCTGCCGGCCTACTCCTGGTACGACCGCGAGCTGGGACGCAAGGTGCAGATGAACACGCCGGCGGACGCGCTCGAAATCGACCAGCGCCTGCGCGGCGCGGGGCGCACCAGCCTGCTCGACGGCGGCGGACACGGGTACTTCTCGCTGTTCCGCGCGGGCGCGAACAACGCGCTCAGCATGAGCACGCTGGCCAGCTTCAAGCTGATGGCGCGCTCGTTCTCCTACGAGATGATGGGCCTGTCCGCGGCACGCACGCGCGGTGTGTTCTCCTACCTGCGCTCGCTGGGCATGGACACGTGGCACGCGGCGCGCGAGGTGCGGCACTGGGTGCGCTCCATCCGCGACTGGCGCCACGAGCAGGGCTTCCTCATGAGCCGCGTCCTCCTGCAGCGGCTGGGCTGGAGCTTCGCGCACACCAAGGCGCTCGTGGACATGGTGCGCGGCGTGCCCGCCGTCTACCTCGTCTACGGCAACTACGACGAGGTGGCCCACCGCCGCGGTCCCCGCTCGCGGCTCGCGCTCGACGAATTGCACCGCGTGGACACGTATCTCTCGGAACTCTACGCGGTGGCGCGCACCGTGGAGCGGCCCTACGACGTCGTCATCCTCTCCGACCACGGGCACGTGGACAGCCTGCCGCTGGAGCGGCGCCAGGGCCGGCGCCTGGAGCAGTGGCTGCTCGAAGGCGGCGACGCGGGCCCACCGTCCGAGGACGTGGTGCGCGGCCTCTGCGACGGCCGCGTCCGTCCCGAGCCGGACACCCCCCCGCGCGCGCCCTTCAAGCCGGTGGTCATGGAGTGCGGCAACTTCGCGCACGTGTACCTCTCCGGTGGGCGCCAGCCGCTGGAGGCCCGTGAGCTGCTCGCGCGCTTCCCTCGAGTCCTCGCGCACGTCACGCAGAGCCCGGAAATTGGCATCGTCGCGATGCGGCGGGGCCACTCCGCGGTGGCCGTGGTGAAGGGGGGTGTGTACGGCCCGGACGAGCTGGACCGCGCGCCGCTGTCGCCCGAGTTCAGCAAGCGCGCGGTGGCGGACTTCCTCCGCGGGCTGCCCTCGATGTCGACGGCGGGTGACGTGGTGCTCTTCGGCGAGGCGGTGCAGCGTGGCGGCACCGTGGGCTTCGCATGGGAGTTCGGCTCGCACGGGGGACTCACGCGCACGGAGGCCAACAGCCTGGTCGCATGGCCGGCCAACGCTCCGGTGGACCTGTCCGGGCTGGGCCACTGCGTGCAACTCCACGAGCGGCTGGCGGAGGCGTACCTGGACCCGGCACCGTCCCTGAGGCTGGTGCTGTGA
- a CDS encoding lysylphosphatidylglycerol synthase transmembrane domain-containing protein produces MRPTRGSGGRTLIKALLAVLGLVLSVFLLSTAFFRWNLHDAGPLLQPRFPLGEFVRALPGHLVWLVPFLLLQASVIPLRAVQWQSTLRRPVPLKERYHLVAIGAFVHNALPGKLGDIMRSFLLSRTQRIPFLRCLGSVGVCKLMEFAALMLLVSASLLGPFGGTLARFHTELEVAVYLCIGLVALVVLLAHWAAPLAHAMHRRHKLPRVESFLHHLSDGLGTARSFTGMARVFVFSVGPVLASALAYGMALHGIGISGGLFAGAVVLGAISLGQSLPGVPAGMGLYYFVTSWAARSLGATAEDAAAFSTLTHLGTVISQVAVGAWSVHVRKIRIRDLRKGGSLAREAAHHVAHDAVEPAPP; encoded by the coding sequence ATGAGGCCCACGCGCGGGAGTGGAGGCCGTACGCTCATCAAGGCCCTGCTGGCGGTGCTGGGCCTGGTGTTGTCCGTCTTCCTGCTGTCCACGGCCTTCTTCCGGTGGAACCTGCACGACGCGGGGCCGCTGCTCCAGCCGCGCTTCCCGCTCGGCGAGTTCGTGAGGGCGCTCCCCGGCCACCTCGTGTGGCTGGTGCCCTTCCTCCTCCTGCAGGCCTCGGTGATTCCGCTGCGCGCGGTGCAGTGGCAGAGCACCCTGCGCCGGCCGGTGCCGCTGAAGGAGCGCTACCACCTGGTGGCGATTGGCGCCTTCGTGCACAACGCGCTGCCGGGGAAGCTGGGCGACATCATGCGCTCGTTCCTCCTGTCGCGCACGCAGCGCATCCCCTTCCTGCGCTGCCTGGGCTCGGTGGGCGTGTGCAAGCTGATGGAGTTCGCCGCGCTGATGCTGCTCGTCTCCGCGTCGCTGCTGGGCCCCTTCGGCGGGACGCTGGCCCGCTTCCACACCGAGCTGGAGGTGGCCGTCTACCTCTGCATCGGCCTGGTGGCGCTGGTGGTGCTGCTGGCCCACTGGGCCGCGCCGCTCGCGCACGCGATGCACCGGCGCCACAAGCTGCCCCGGGTGGAGAGCTTCCTCCACCACCTGAGCGACGGCCTGGGCACCGCGCGCTCCTTCACCGGCATGGCCCGCGTCTTCGTCTTCTCCGTGGGCCCGGTGCTGGCCTCCGCACTGGCCTATGGCATGGCGCTCCACGGCATCGGCATCAGCGGGGGACTCTTCGCGGGGGCCGTCGTCCTGGGCGCCATCTCCCTGGGCCAGTCGCTCCCCGGCGTGCCGGCCGGCATGGGCCTCTACTACTTCGTCACCAGCTGGGCGGCCCGCAGCCTGGGCGCCACAGCGGAGGACGCCGCGGCCTTCTCCACGCTCACCCACCTGGGCACCGTCATCAGCCAGGTGGCCGTGGGCGCGTGGTCCGTGCACGTGCGGAAGATTCGGATTCGAGATCTGCGCAAGGGCGGCAGTCTGGCCCGCGAGGCCGCGCACCACGTGGCCCACGATGCCGTGGAGCCCGCGCCGCCCTGA
- a CDS encoding 2Fe-2S iron-sulfur cluster-binding protein: MPKVTFKSALAEVSADVPTGTTLLDAAETCGAQVGHSCGGVCACSTCHIWVRKGLDSLSEQTDAEADRLDMGFDVRPYSRLSCQTELGTEDIQVEITEESLTAFMDENPALRRALEAEGKWPLKK; the protein is encoded by the coding sequence GTGCCGAAGGTGACCTTCAAGAGCGCCCTGGCCGAGGTCAGCGCCGACGTGCCCACCGGCACCACCCTGCTGGACGCCGCCGAAACGTGCGGCGCCCAGGTGGGCCACAGCTGCGGCGGCGTCTGCGCCTGCTCCACCTGCCATATCTGGGTGCGCAAGGGCCTCGACTCGCTGAGCGAGCAGACGGACGCGGAGGCCGACCGTCTGGACATGGGGTTCGACGTCCGCCCGTACTCCCGGTTGAGCTGTCAGACGGAGCTGGGCACCGAGGACATCCAGGTGGAGATCACCGAGGAGTCCCTCACCGCCTTCATGGACGAGAACCCCGCCCTGCGCCGCGCGCTCGAGGCCGAGGGGAAATGGCCGTTGAAGAAGTAG
- the hscA gene encoding Fe-S protein assembly chaperone HscA, whose amino-acid sequence MSKNGYLQIHDPLKPKGQAVGIDLGTTNSLVAAVVQDKPRCVPVDEGDSLLLPSVVHYAKDGGVVVGARARRLAPEHPDDTIASVKRFMGRSPDDAETRKLGHYRFVPGAKVVRFDVAGGTPVTPIEVSGEVLRALKRRAEAHFSTKVEQAVITVPAYFDDAQRQATKDAGRLAGLEVLRLLNEPTAAALAYGLDKGSQGTYAVYDLGGGTFDVSILKLEDGIFEVKSTGGDSALGGDDFDRVIAWHVLQTMGVTEPAPSLVAEVLAASRKAKEALTDAPEVQLTVGSHTQTVKRADFDAWIQPLVQKTGLVCRRALKDAGVTAAELDGVVLVGGATRVPAVRRYVAEVFGREPLGDIDPDQVVAMGAAVLANLLTTVNRQDDVLLLDVIPLSLGLETMGGITEKLIPRNSTIPMAAAQVFTTFKDGQTGLDVHVVQGERELVQDNRSLARFTLSGIPPLAAGMARVEVRFSVDADGILSVSAKEQSTGVSQSITVKPSHGLTDEEIEQMLLDSIDHAEEDIQVRQVREQRVDAERVLAEAERQLREHGDLLQEGERPAIDAGMARVRELMKGDDHLKLKEAVHALDEASRPFIERVMNQAITQVVAGHSVEEY is encoded by the coding sequence GTGAGCAAGAACGGCTACCTGCAGATCCACGACCCGCTGAAGCCCAAGGGCCAGGCGGTGGGCATCGACCTGGGCACCACCAACTCGCTCGTCGCGGCGGTGGTCCAGGACAAGCCTCGCTGCGTCCCGGTGGACGAGGGGGACTCGCTGCTGTTGCCCTCCGTCGTGCACTACGCGAAGGACGGCGGCGTGGTGGTCGGCGCGCGGGCCCGGCGCCTGGCGCCCGAGCACCCCGACGACACCATCGCCTCCGTGAAGCGCTTCATGGGCCGCAGCCCGGACGACGCGGAGACGCGCAAGCTGGGGCACTACCGCTTCGTCCCCGGCGCCAAGGTGGTCCGCTTCGACGTGGCCGGCGGCACGCCGGTGACGCCGATTGAAGTGTCCGGCGAGGTGCTGCGCGCCCTCAAGCGCCGCGCGGAAGCGCACTTCTCCACCAAGGTGGAGCAGGCGGTCATCACCGTGCCCGCCTACTTCGACGACGCCCAGCGGCAGGCCACCAAGGACGCGGGCCGGCTGGCCGGGCTGGAGGTGCTGCGGCTGCTCAACGAGCCTACCGCCGCGGCGCTGGCCTACGGCCTGGACAAGGGCAGCCAGGGCACCTACGCCGTCTATGACCTGGGCGGCGGCACCTTCGACGTCTCCATCCTCAAGCTGGAGGACGGCATCTTCGAGGTGAAGTCCACCGGCGGCGACTCCGCGCTGGGAGGCGACGACTTCGACCGCGTGATTGCCTGGCACGTGCTGCAGACGATGGGCGTGACGGAGCCCGCACCCTCGCTGGTGGCGGAGGTGCTCGCGGCCTCGCGCAAGGCGAAGGAGGCGCTCACCGACGCGCCCGAGGTGCAGCTCACCGTGGGCAGCCATACGCAGACGGTGAAGCGCGCGGACTTCGACGCGTGGATTCAGCCGCTCGTGCAGAAGACGGGGCTGGTGTGCCGGCGGGCGCTGAAGGACGCGGGCGTGACGGCGGCCGAGTTGGACGGCGTCGTCCTCGTGGGCGGGGCCACGCGCGTGCCGGCGGTGCGCCGGTACGTGGCGGAGGTGTTCGGCCGTGAGCCGCTGGGTGACATCGACCCGGACCAGGTGGTGGCCATGGGCGCGGCGGTGCTCGCCAACCTGCTCACCACCGTCAACCGCCAGGACGACGTGCTGCTCCTGGATGTGATTCCGCTGTCGCTCGGGCTGGAGACGATGGGCGGCATCACCGAGAAGCTCATTCCGCGCAACTCCACCATCCCCATGGCGGCGGCCCAGGTCTTCACCACCTTCAAGGACGGACAGACGGGCCTGGACGTGCACGTGGTGCAGGGCGAGCGCGAGCTGGTGCAGGACAACCGCAGCCTCGCGCGCTTCACCCTCTCCGGCATTCCGCCGCTGGCGGCGGGCATGGCACGGGTGGAGGTGCGCTTCAGCGTGGACGCGGACGGCATCCTCTCCGTCAGCGCGAAGGAGCAGAGCACCGGCGTCAGCCAGTCCATCACCGTCAAGCCGAGCCACGGCCTCACCGACGAGGAAATCGAGCAGATGCTGCTCGACTCCATCGACCACGCCGAGGAGGACATCCAGGTCCGACAGGTGCGCGAGCAGCGCGTGGACGCCGAGCGCGTCCTCGCAGAGGCCGAGCGCCAGTTGCGTGAGCACGGCGACCTGCTCCAGGAAGGCGAGCGCCCCGCCATCGACGCGGGCATGGCGCGCGTGCGCGAGCTGATGAAGGGCGATGACCACCTGAAGCTGAAGGAGGCGGTGCACGCGCTGGACGAGGCGTCGCGGCCCTTCATCGAGCGGGTGATGAACCAGGCCATCACCCAGGTGGTGGCCGGGCACTCCGTGGAGGAGTACTGA
- the hscB gene encoding Fe-S protein assembly co-chaperone HscB, which produces MRTHFDVFGLPRAYDVDVPALEKLYRELSLRWHPDRVAQADARERLKALEGTTALNEAFKTLKDPVRRAFYLLKLHGIDLDREDAGAQKDMPLEFLEEVMELREALDGAMEKKDLPRARAMATDVEARSKAALAEAAGALRTLEGGSGEADLVKKASHALGRVRYFTRFLEQVDAFEEESLS; this is translated from the coding sequence GTGAGGACCCACTTCGACGTCTTCGGCCTGCCGCGCGCCTACGACGTGGACGTGCCGGCGCTGGAGAAGCTGTACCGCGAGCTGTCGCTGCGCTGGCACCCGGACCGGGTGGCGCAGGCCGACGCGCGCGAGCGACTCAAGGCGCTGGAGGGCACCACCGCCCTCAACGAGGCCTTCAAGACGCTGAAGGACCCGGTGCGCCGCGCCTTCTACCTCCTCAAGCTGCACGGCATCGATCTGGACCGCGAGGACGCGGGCGCCCAGAAGGACATGCCGCTGGAGTTCCTGGAGGAGGTCATGGAGCTGCGCGAGGCGCTGGACGGCGCCATGGAGAAGAAGGACCTCCCTCGCGCGCGGGCCATGGCCACCGACGTGGAGGCCCGGAGCAAGGCGGCGCTCGCCGAGGCGGCCGGCGCCCTGCGCACCCTCGAAGGGGGGAGCGGGGAAGCAGACCTGGTGAAAAAGGCATCGCACGCGCTGGGGCGGGTGCGCTACTTCACGCGCTTCCTCGAGCAGGTGGACGCGTTCGAGGAGGAGAGTCTGTCGTGA
- a CDS encoding HesB/IscA family protein produces the protein MSEQATQETMQSPAPATAPAAKPAPKGITIADSAVARLKELLEQRQTPEAGLRLAVKGGGCSGLQYSMEWSEKSRERDKVFEKDGVRVFVDPKSYLYLIGTELVFEQTLMASGFKLNNPNIKAACGCGESFSV, from the coding sequence ATGAGTGAGCAGGCGACCCAGGAGACGATGCAGAGCCCGGCGCCTGCCACCGCGCCCGCGGCGAAGCCCGCCCCCAAGGGCATCACCATCGCGGACAGCGCGGTGGCCCGGCTGAAGGAGCTGCTGGAGCAGCGCCAGACGCCCGAGGCCGGCCTGCGGCTGGCCGTGAAGGGCGGCGGGTGCTCGGGCCTCCAGTACTCCATGGAGTGGTCCGAGAAGTCCCGCGAGCGCGACAAGGTCTTCGAGAAGGACGGCGTGCGCGTCTTCGTGGACCCGAAGAGCTACCTGTACCTCATCGGCACGGAGCTGGTGTTCGAGCAGACGCTGATGGCCTCGGGGTTCAAGCTGAACAACCCCAACATCAAGGCCGCCTGCGGCTGCGGAGAGAGCTTCTCCGTATGA
- the iscU gene encoding Fe-S cluster assembly scaffold IscU — MAYSDKVIDHYENPRNVGTMDKEDPNVGTGLVGAPACGDVMRLQLKITDDGRIEDARFKTFGCGSAIASSSLVTEWVKGKTVDEAMTISNKDVARELSLPPVKIHCSVLAEDAIKAAIEDFKKKRAARQAKAS; from the coding sequence ATGGCTTACAGCGACAAGGTCATCGACCACTACGAGAACCCCCGCAACGTCGGGACGATGGACAAGGAAGACCCCAACGTCGGCACCGGCCTGGTGGGCGCGCCCGCGTGCGGTGACGTGATGCGGCTCCAGTTGAAGATCACGGACGACGGTCGCATCGAGGATGCGCGGTTCAAGACCTTCGGCTGTGGCTCGGCCATCGCGTCCTCGTCGCTCGTCACCGAGTGGGTGAAGGGCAAGACGGTGGACGAGGCGATGACCATCTCCAACAAGGACGTGGCCCGCGAGCTGTCGCTGCCGCCGGTGAAGATCCACTGCTCCGTGCTGGCCGAGGACGCCATCAAGGCGGCCATCGAGGACTTCAAGAAGAAGCGCGCGGCGCGCCAGGCCAAGGCGTCCTGA